From a single Streptomyces rubradiris genomic region:
- a CDS encoding Hsp70 family protein yields MTATGIDFGTTNSVVAQWLGTDADVLLDAHHIDADWRHPGFEYLFPSVVGMSSLRRGALFGWEAKLRSEEAAEACKRLLKSDEYVTIHGRRFAATTVAASVFQAMRKGAEHNLTAIDQAVITVPANATGAARYRTRVAAQFAGIDALALLNEPTAAAISYAHDLRHDLHELRKDPTILVFDWGGGTIDVTVLDYQDGFFEELASRGVTELGGLEIDRRLRNLVLERAPARSAWTPAQERQFGLDVERSKIRLSSEDSVTIRTPDGDTIEVWQEELEDAITDLVDRALAPVQQCLTDLHMAPLDVDAVLMIGGTSQIPSVRAAVAEVMQQQPVGVDLCDPMTAVARGASIAAAVLSGEVDGVIQVATSHALGTVVTDDTGQRKFSQIIPRNSPLPWKERKNYTPRRDNARSLAVEIWEGDPERPLDHPDNVQLTDLRLTYQEPRAREDSRFLLEYTYDTNGLLHVKATLERTGEEVLNEEIKSFSSGGPTPEVRKELEGLLAGNTVTRPLPTQARKKPAPGSAPAVLVVDGSNLAWIGRSPRQPGVYGSDDRPSYTQLLSARDALASRYPDAVLHVVVDATFRHKVAEEERAAVDSALSKGDLIQPPAGTEGKGDALVTAIAEDTHGTVVTNDNYVELHSRYPWLRDKERVLGVTLSQGMWVFTPRTCVPPRHRVVRAELPQQSRALTPPSPYPLAEFRYHRPHEE; encoded by the coding sequence GTGACCGCCACCGGAATCGATTTCGGCACCACCAACTCCGTGGTGGCCCAGTGGCTGGGCACCGACGCCGACGTGCTGCTGGACGCCCACCATATCGACGCCGACTGGCGCCATCCCGGCTTCGAGTACCTCTTCCCGTCTGTGGTGGGCATGAGTTCGCTGCGTCGGGGGGCATTGTTCGGCTGGGAGGCCAAGCTCCGCTCCGAGGAGGCGGCCGAGGCATGCAAGCGACTTCTCAAGAGCGATGAGTACGTCACGATCCACGGCCGCAGATTCGCGGCCACGACGGTGGCCGCCAGTGTTTTCCAGGCCATGCGGAAGGGTGCGGAGCATAACCTCACCGCCATCGACCAGGCTGTGATCACCGTGCCCGCCAACGCCACGGGTGCCGCGCGCTATCGCACGCGGGTCGCTGCGCAGTTCGCGGGCATCGACGCCCTGGCGCTGCTCAACGAGCCTACGGCAGCCGCGATCTCATACGCGCACGATCTACGACATGACCTACATGAGCTACGGAAGGACCCCACCATTCTGGTCTTCGACTGGGGTGGCGGCACGATCGACGTCACCGTGCTCGACTACCAGGACGGGTTCTTCGAGGAGCTTGCGTCACGGGGTGTGACCGAGCTCGGCGGTCTGGAGATCGATCGCCGTCTGCGTAACCTCGTCCTCGAACGGGCTCCGGCGCGATCGGCGTGGACGCCCGCGCAGGAGCGGCAGTTCGGGTTGGACGTGGAGCGCAGCAAGATCCGCCTTTCCTCCGAAGACTCCGTCACCATCAGGACTCCGGACGGTGACACCATCGAGGTGTGGCAGGAGGAGCTGGAGGACGCCATCACCGACCTGGTGGACCGAGCTCTCGCACCGGTCCAGCAGTGCCTCACCGACCTGCACATGGCGCCCCTGGACGTGGACGCGGTGCTGATGATCGGGGGCACCAGCCAGATCCCGAGCGTGCGGGCTGCGGTCGCCGAGGTCATGCAGCAGCAGCCGGTCGGGGTCGACCTGTGCGATCCCATGACCGCGGTCGCCCGCGGCGCCTCCATCGCGGCAGCTGTGCTGTCGGGAGAGGTGGACGGCGTGATCCAGGTGGCGACCAGCCATGCCCTGGGTACGGTCGTCACAGACGACACCGGGCAGCGAAAGTTCAGCCAGATCATTCCGCGCAACTCACCGCTGCCGTGGAAGGAGCGCAAGAACTACACGCCGCGCCGGGACAATGCCCGCAGTCTCGCGGTGGAGATCTGGGAGGGAGACCCGGAGCGGCCCCTGGATCACCCCGACAACGTGCAGCTGACAGACCTCCGACTCACCTATCAGGAACCCCGGGCTCGTGAGGACTCCCGGTTCCTGCTGGAGTACACGTACGACACGAACGGGCTCCTGCACGTCAAGGCGACCCTTGAACGCACCGGCGAAGAGGTGCTGAACGAGGAGATCAAGAGTTTCAGCTCTGGTGGTCCAACGCCAGAAGTACGCAAGGAGCTTGAGGGTCTACTCGCGGGCAACACAGTCACCAGGCCACTGCCGACGCAGGCCAGGAAAAAGCCAGCGCCGGGTTCGGCGCCTGCGGTGCTCGTGGTGGACGGCTCCAACCTGGCGTGGATCGGCAGATCGCCTCGGCAACCCGGTGTATACGGCAGCGATGACCGGCCGTCGTACACCCAACTGCTTTCCGCCCGCGACGCCCTGGCATCGCGGTATCCCGACGCCGTACTCCACGTGGTCGTCGACGCGACTTTCAGGCACAAGGTCGCGGAAGAAGAACGCGCGGCAGTGGACTCGGCGCTCAGCAAAGGAGACCTCATCCAGCCTCCGGCTGGAACCGAAGGCAAGGGTGACGCGCTTGTCACGGCGATCGCGGAGGACACTCACGGAACTGTCGTCACAAACGACAACTACGTCGAGTTGCACAGCAGATATCCATGGCTGCGGGACAAGGAGCGAGTGCTCGGGGTCACGTTGTCACAAGGCATGTGGGTTTTCACACCGCGCACCTGCGTACCACCTCGCCATCGGGTCGTACGAGCGGAGCTGCCTCAGCAGTCCCGAGCCCTGACTCCTCCGAGCCCGTACCCACTCGCCGAGTTCAGGTACCACCGCCCCCACGAGGAGTAG
- a CDS encoding EcsC family protein, which produces MSDRRDPQQPDRLPSDYELEAWRAIQEFKGRPLSRTIQNAGEAVGNGVAELGKRASKQLEKRPRARAAVSRGQDFVAKGAQKVGAGARSAAEVMPDWGGAAVNSIRRAVGRVSRAGLSPERVVARHQKHGHEVESLRDVRRLDLKQVDAVRGRAASWYFPAAAALSGATTGIVISGGQLAIAASAGAAAAPSGGAIAGAFVADTAAVLGLASRAVGQVSLFYGYDPEQPAEKLFVMSVVNVGTASSATAKNAAMADISRLTQALFRGKPWKVLNDSLVTTVSQQFAKAFGFRLTKKSLGKAVPLVGVAVGSTLNWTTMEGIVDAAEMAYRRRFLLEKYPHLADEEESGWITAPDADVPDDADEEISVLSEIVLAGGPDLHSSGDPAAEETM; this is translated from the coding sequence GTGAGCGACCGGCGTGACCCGCAGCAGCCCGATCGGCTTCCCTCGGACTACGAGCTTGAGGCATGGCGTGCCATCCAGGAGTTCAAGGGCCGCCCGCTGTCGCGAACCATCCAGAACGCCGGCGAGGCCGTGGGCAACGGCGTCGCGGAACTCGGCAAGCGCGCGTCGAAGCAGCTGGAGAAGCGCCCGCGTGCCAGGGCGGCGGTCTCGCGGGGACAGGATTTCGTCGCCAAGGGGGCTCAGAAGGTGGGCGCCGGGGCGCGGAGTGCTGCCGAGGTGATGCCGGATTGGGGCGGCGCAGCGGTGAACTCCATACGAAGGGCCGTGGGACGCGTCTCGCGGGCCGGGCTCTCCCCCGAGCGGGTGGTGGCGCGCCATCAGAAGCACGGGCACGAGGTCGAGTCGCTGCGTGACGTGCGGCGCCTCGACTTGAAGCAGGTCGACGCGGTCCGGGGGCGGGCGGCGAGCTGGTACTTCCCGGCCGCCGCCGCACTCTCCGGGGCGACCACAGGAATCGTGATCTCCGGAGGACAACTTGCCATCGCCGCCTCCGCCGGCGCAGCGGCGGCGCCGTCGGGAGGCGCGATCGCAGGCGCGTTCGTCGCCGACACCGCGGCCGTCCTCGGGCTCGCTTCCCGCGCGGTCGGCCAGGTCTCGCTGTTCTACGGCTACGACCCCGAACAGCCCGCCGAGAAGCTCTTCGTGATGTCGGTCGTCAACGTGGGGACGGCGAGTTCGGCGACCGCCAAGAACGCCGCGATGGCCGACATCTCACGGCTCACCCAGGCCCTGTTCCGCGGCAAGCCGTGGAAGGTCCTGAACGACTCGCTCGTCACCACGGTGTCCCAGCAGTTCGCGAAGGCCTTCGGATTCCGCCTCACGAAGAAGAGTCTCGGCAAGGCCGTGCCCCTGGTCGGGGTCGCGGTGGGAAGCACCCTCAACTGGACCACGATGGAGGGAATCGTCGACGCTGCCGAGATGGCGTACCGACGACGATTCCTTTTGGAGAAGTATCCGCATCTCGCCGACGAAGAGGAATCCGGCTGGATCACCGCCCCCGACGCGGACGTCCCTGACGACGCCGACGAGGAGATCAGCGTGTTGAGTGAGATCGTTCTTGCGGGCGGACCCGACCTCCACTCGTCCGGTGACCCGGCGGCCGAAGAGACCATGTGA
- a CDS encoding DUF397 domain-containing protein, translating into MSTTELAWFKSSYSGSQGDSCVEVAVTEQAVHVRDSKDVTRPDFAVGREGWSRFVEFAAEI; encoded by the coding sequence ATGAGCACGACGGAACTGGCCTGGTTCAAGTCCAGCTACAGCGGCAGCCAGGGTGACAGCTGCGTCGAGGTCGCTGTGACCGAGCAGGCCGTCCATGTACGCGACTCCAAGGACGTCACCCGCCCCGACTTCGCGGTCGGCCGGGAGGGCTGGTCGCGTTTCGTGGAGTTCGCGGCGGAAATCTGA
- a CDS encoding ATP-dependent nuclease, which translates to MYLERLHLRGFRSAADTTVSFRPGVTVLVGENNAGKSNVMDAIRLLTLPLDGKGSGLYPDRDDLHRDGCEDGAHTEECRTTFELSARYRSNVPGDLDMFSQAFDEDDQTASYHLTVTPPPTGFRRAAMSWRAGDGATTDLDPEPRARERIRHLYLPPLRDAQRELASSSGGRIQLVVERLLRDDEAREKFLQKVGEQFEAVEAIDPLPQAIAAVRTRLTRLTEGAHPQTADLGFADASVSSIARGLRLRMEQAGLDPRDLAESGLGYANLLFMAAVLTQLQDAAEADLTLLLVEEPEAHLHPQLQTILLHHLAEEARASHERQPEPGSPWLGRVQVIVTTHSPHVATAVDPRNLVVLQRRPWRPRPATDSAATAAPEAAAPSRPSYQTTAVAVHRLGLDKRDHYKIRSYLNATRSTLLFGQRVLLVEGIAEAILLPEFARLTLADECLQRFHGTALVPIDGVDFEPYLRVLLHRDSESGQRIARRVAVITDGDTGSANVEAAQTRIRKLSALIAASGARDIARVFHNEFTLEPEILRAGGPNRSLLMKAWQEQRPKGWADDWKTVGEGSPDEQAKALSELLKDKNKIRKGDLAQALLAEAAARPAEAPALAVPDYLRDALAWITEATAR; encoded by the coding sequence ATGTACCTCGAACGACTTCATCTGCGCGGCTTCCGGTCCGCGGCAGACACCACGGTCTCCTTCCGGCCGGGCGTCACCGTCCTGGTGGGCGAGAACAACGCGGGCAAGTCCAACGTGATGGACGCGATCCGGCTTCTCACTCTCCCCCTCGACGGCAAGGGAAGCGGCCTGTACCCCGATCGCGACGACCTTCACCGCGACGGCTGCGAGGACGGTGCCCACACCGAGGAATGCCGTACGACATTCGAGCTGTCCGCCCGTTACCGGTCCAATGTCCCGGGCGATCTCGACATGTTCAGCCAGGCATTCGACGAGGACGACCAGACCGCGAGCTACCACCTCACCGTCACGCCACCGCCTACCGGCTTCCGGCGTGCCGCGATGTCCTGGCGGGCGGGTGACGGCGCGACCACCGACCTCGACCCCGAGCCGAGGGCCCGCGAGAGGATCCGGCACCTCTACCTCCCGCCGCTGCGTGATGCGCAACGGGAACTCGCCTCGAGCAGCGGCGGGCGCATCCAGCTCGTCGTCGAGAGGCTGCTGCGCGACGACGAAGCACGGGAGAAGTTCCTCCAGAAGGTCGGCGAGCAGTTCGAGGCCGTCGAGGCGATCGATCCTCTTCCGCAGGCGATCGCCGCCGTACGCACCCGGCTCACCCGGCTCACGGAGGGCGCACATCCCCAGACGGCCGACCTCGGGTTCGCGGACGCGTCCGTCAGCTCGATCGCGCGAGGGCTGCGGCTCCGCATGGAGCAGGCCGGCCTCGATCCGCGAGACCTCGCCGAATCGGGCCTCGGCTACGCGAACCTGCTGTTCATGGCCGCCGTCCTCACCCAGCTCCAGGACGCCGCCGAGGCCGACCTGACCCTGTTGCTGGTCGAGGAGCCCGAAGCCCATCTGCATCCGCAGCTCCAGACCATCCTCCTCCACCACCTCGCGGAGGAGGCCCGCGCGAGTCACGAGCGACAGCCGGAGCCTGGAAGCCCCTGGCTCGGCAGAGTCCAGGTGATCGTCACCACGCACTCCCCCCATGTGGCCACGGCGGTCGATCCCAGGAACCTGGTCGTGCTTCAGCGCCGCCCGTGGCGCCCCCGGCCGGCCACCGACAGCGCGGCGACGGCCGCCCCCGAGGCCGCGGCGCCGTCCCGGCCGTCGTACCAGACCACAGCGGTCGCCGTGCACCGTCTGGGGCTGGACAAGCGCGATCATTACAAGATCCGCAGCTATCTCAACGCGACACGCAGCACACTCCTGTTCGGACAGCGGGTCCTCCTGGTGGAGGGCATAGCCGAGGCCATCCTGCTGCCCGAGTTCGCCCGCCTCACCCTCGCCGACGAGTGCCTCCAGCGGTTCCACGGAACGGCACTCGTCCCGATCGACGGCGTCGACTTCGAGCCGTACCTGCGCGTCCTGCTGCACCGGGACAGCGAGAGCGGGCAGCGGATCGCTCGGCGCGTGGCCGTGATCACCGACGGAGACACCGGCTCCGCCAATGTGGAGGCCGCACAGACCCGGATCCGTAAGCTCAGCGCGCTCATCGCCGCGTCGGGAGCACGCGACATCGCCCGCGTCTTCCACAACGAGTTCACCCTGGAGCCCGAGATCCTCCGGGCCGGCGGGCCCAACCGGAGCCTGCTCATGAAGGCTTGGCAGGAGCAGCGTCCCAAGGGGTGGGCCGACGACTGGAAGACCGTGGGAGAGGGCTCCCCCGACGAACAGGCGAAGGCGCTGAGCGAGCTGTTGAAGGACAAGAACAAGATCCGCAAGGGAGATCTCGCCCAGGCGCTCCTCGCCGAAGCCGCCGCACGACCGGCCGAGGCGCCTGCACTGGCCGTCCCGGACTACCTGCGCGACGCCCTGGCCTGGATCACTGAGGCGACGGCCCGATGA
- a CDS encoding UvrD-helicase domain-containing protein has translation MDLDTVAGRVVSAQACPGAGKTRTVVERHLGRPLPPRQGRAVLSFTKVAGAEVRKRCMQAGHPELTQFPHYIGTFDTFVWRHLVRPYVRPVNGRTWHRLESWSDHPKARREGVTLDDFRFEYADTGTVRIMRPRLRPGRLPRRLHRDTNAAARLTAWASGAMRELWEAGYLSGDQLRDMALYLLTKSDRRDRIARVLSTRFAEIVIDEAQDCSYEDLRLVDLIREAGVPLLLVGDPDQSIYGFRDNRRLPGGNRPTPALAAAPDHRLRHNWRSTQIICDLAHTVRTSDAPRDIATGRYHAEATPVVLIPTTGRREAEWIGDFGREAGLLDIPAQQRLVVAHANSVLPKGMTGTRDVPTARLDRLVWATAVLRSPGASTRRQELAGRALREAVLDHWYGEPPDAPEPVGLARHRLTELELRLVQQSLVRKLPPLSTPARDWSRAACRALQEEARRLGIEPKTQRAYPSRRGEAAAWELVGFGDPDSARTAVGRAGTVHGVKGQEADAVLVVVPPVGRGKESHRSDRLIEAWTTGSGPGDDPETAEALRVLYVAITRARRLVALALSDSHLPAVRSLLLERGIPYRALHDKSGEQIMLPPVHTGTGRPPTLDRAS, from the coding sequence GTGGACCTGGACACCGTCGCGGGGCGTGTGGTGAGCGCGCAGGCCTGTCCGGGCGCGGGCAAGACCCGGACCGTCGTGGAACGCCACCTCGGACGACCCCTGCCACCCCGGCAGGGACGAGCCGTTCTCTCCTTCACCAAGGTGGCCGGCGCCGAGGTTCGCAAGCGGTGTATGCAGGCGGGGCATCCGGAGCTGACTCAATTCCCGCACTACATCGGCACGTTCGACACCTTCGTCTGGCGTCATTTGGTACGGCCGTATGTGCGACCGGTCAACGGAAGGACCTGGCATCGGCTCGAATCATGGAGCGATCACCCCAAGGCCCGGCGCGAGGGTGTGACCCTGGACGACTTCCGCTTCGAGTACGCCGACACGGGCACGGTACGCATCATGAGGCCCAGGCTCAGGCCCGGCCGTCTGCCCCGCAGGCTTCACCGCGACACGAACGCGGCGGCGCGTCTGACGGCATGGGCGAGCGGTGCCATGCGGGAGCTGTGGGAGGCGGGATACCTGTCCGGCGACCAGCTCCGCGACATGGCCCTGTACCTGCTGACCAAGAGCGACCGCCGTGACCGCATCGCCAGGGTGCTGAGCACACGGTTCGCCGAGATCGTCATCGACGAGGCTCAGGACTGCTCGTACGAGGATCTGCGGCTCGTCGACCTGATCCGTGAGGCCGGTGTGCCCCTGCTGCTCGTCGGCGATCCCGACCAGAGCATCTACGGCTTCCGCGACAACCGCCGGCTGCCGGGCGGCAACCGGCCCACGCCGGCCCTCGCCGCGGCGCCGGACCACCGGTTGAGGCACAACTGGCGCAGTACGCAGATCATCTGCGACCTCGCCCACACCGTACGCACCTCTGACGCGCCACGCGACATCGCGACCGGCCGCTACCACGCCGAGGCGACTCCGGTCGTACTCATCCCCACCACTGGTCGCAGAGAAGCGGAATGGATCGGCGACTTCGGCCGGGAGGCGGGACTGCTCGACATACCCGCGCAGCAGCGGCTGGTGGTCGCTCACGCCAACTCCGTCCTGCCCAAAGGGATGACCGGAACCCGGGACGTGCCGACGGCCAGGCTCGACCGTCTCGTCTGGGCGACGGCCGTGCTGCGTTCACCGGGTGCGTCGACCCGGCGGCAGGAGCTGGCCGGAAGGGCGCTGCGTGAGGCCGTACTGGACCACTGGTACGGAGAACCACCCGACGCACCGGAACCGGTCGGCCTCGCCCGCCACCGCCTCACCGAACTCGAACTGCGGTTGGTCCAGCAGTCGTTGGTCAGGAAGCTCCCGCCCCTGAGCACCCCGGCACGTGACTGGAGCCGTGCGGCGTGCAGAGCGCTCCAGGAGGAGGCAAGGCGGCTCGGCATCGAGCCGAAGACCCAGCGCGCCTATCCGAGCAGGCGCGGCGAGGCCGCGGCCTGGGAACTGGTGGGATTCGGCGATCCCGACTCCGCCCGGACCGCTGTCGGCCGGGCCGGTACGGTGCACGGGGTCAAGGGCCAGGAAGCCGATGCTGTCCTGGTCGTCGTCCCGCCCGTCGGCAGGGGCAAGGAATCCCACCGCTCGGACCGGCTGATCGAGGCATGGACGACGGGAAGCGGGCCGGGGGACGACCCCGAGACGGCCGAGGCGCTGCGGGTGCTGTACGTCGCGATCACACGAGCCCGCCGACTCGTCGCGCTCGCACTGAGCGACAGCCATCTGCCCGCCGTGAGGTCCCTTCTCCTCGAACGAGGCATCCCGTACCGCGCCCTTCACGACAAGAGCGGCGAACAGATCATGCTGCCGCCGGTGCACACCGGCACCGGGCGACCGCCTACCCTCGACCGAGCATCCTGA
- a CDS encoding DUF4357 domain-containing protein has product MAADSTQYPEFRLRLPNGGPEARGRLLTDKGTNGSQKFVVLAGSPGRPEVVPSFPVRMPSSYRLRQRLIEDGVLTQSATWPGWLEVTQDVECNSPSAAAEILVGRSANGWLEWKSADGHPLSDYLDQVWWGPNRAWLVRGSNVSGLDLVRRMWLPEGLVTLQARHLRQGVEQGVSKDRLRAAVEEDYASTATYNQKVQLVEELHMFLSRMRPGDTMCTISGGRIYVGKITGDAEQLASEDGRSDLRRPVDWAEQGHPYEDVPEALQQKLSAQHDVIDLTSVKDILDGLGISDEDLIEEAEAADRDPSVEIPALTARRELELPVPTDELADELLVHDVDWLRDVRDLLWDERQLVLYGPPGTGKTYLALRLAEFLGGGPEQVKLVQFHPSYAYEDFFEGFRPQEDPHTREVAFRLTAGPLRELADLASREGNRHVPHFLIIDEINRANLAKVFGELYFLLEYRNKSVRLTYSGDDFALPPNLFVIGTMNTADRSIALVDAAMRRRFAFVELSPRTEPTSGLLRRWLAREGRDSEPADLLDALNSRIEEADFRIGPSYLMKKAVYREGGLERTWRTKILPLLEEHHYGEGVDIEKRYGLAALRESLG; this is encoded by the coding sequence ATGGCCGCCGACAGCACGCAGTACCCGGAGTTCCGGTTGCGACTGCCCAACGGAGGCCCCGAGGCCCGAGGACGGCTGCTGACCGACAAGGGGACGAACGGCAGCCAGAAGTTCGTCGTCCTGGCCGGGTCGCCCGGGAGGCCGGAGGTCGTACCGTCGTTTCCCGTTCGTATGCCGTCGTCGTACCGGCTGAGACAGCGGCTGATCGAGGACGGGGTCCTCACGCAGTCGGCCACCTGGCCCGGCTGGCTGGAGGTCACGCAGGACGTCGAGTGCAACTCGCCGTCGGCCGCGGCGGAGATCCTGGTCGGCCGCAGCGCCAACGGCTGGCTGGAGTGGAAGTCTGCCGACGGACACCCCCTCTCCGACTACCTCGACCAGGTGTGGTGGGGCCCCAACCGTGCCTGGCTGGTGCGCGGCTCCAACGTGTCGGGCCTCGATCTCGTCCGCCGGATGTGGCTGCCCGAAGGGCTGGTGACGCTTCAGGCCCGGCACCTTCGTCAGGGCGTGGAGCAGGGGGTCAGCAAGGATCGGCTGCGGGCCGCCGTGGAGGAGGACTACGCCTCCACGGCGACGTACAACCAGAAGGTCCAGCTGGTCGAGGAACTGCACATGTTCCTCTCCCGGATGAGGCCCGGCGACACCATGTGCACCATCTCCGGCGGCCGCATCTACGTGGGCAAGATCACGGGCGATGCCGAACAGCTCGCCTCCGAGGACGGCCGGTCCGACCTGCGTCGGCCGGTGGACTGGGCGGAGCAGGGGCACCCGTACGAGGACGTGCCGGAGGCGCTCCAGCAGAAGCTCTCCGCCCAGCACGACGTGATCGACCTGACCTCCGTCAAAGACATTCTGGACGGACTGGGGATAAGCGACGAGGACCTGATCGAGGAGGCCGAGGCGGCCGACCGGGACCCGAGCGTGGAGATCCCCGCCCTCACCGCCCGCCGGGAACTCGAGCTGCCCGTCCCGACGGACGAGCTTGCCGACGAACTCCTCGTGCACGACGTCGACTGGCTCCGGGACGTACGCGATCTGCTCTGGGACGAGCGCCAGCTGGTGCTCTACGGCCCGCCCGGCACCGGCAAGACGTACCTGGCCCTCAGACTCGCCGAGTTCCTCGGCGGCGGTCCGGAGCAGGTGAAACTCGTGCAGTTCCACCCCTCGTACGCGTACGAGGACTTCTTCGAGGGCTTCCGCCCCCAGGAGGACCCGCACACACGAGAGGTCGCCTTCCGGCTCACCGCCGGTCCGCTGCGCGAACTGGCCGATCTGGCCTCCCGGGAGGGCAACCGCCACGTCCCGCACTTCCTGATCATCGACGAGATCAACCGTGCCAACCTGGCGAAGGTCTTCGGCGAGCTCTACTTCCTGCTGGAATACAGGAACAAGTCCGTACGGCTCACCTACTCCGGTGACGACTTCGCCCTGCCGCCCAATCTGTTCGTGATCGGCACCATGAACACCGCCGACCGCTCGATCGCCCTCGTCGACGCGGCCATGCGCCGACGCTTCGCCTTCGTCGAGCTTTCTCCGCGTACCGAGCCGACGAGCGGTCTGCTGCGCCGCTGGCTCGCGCGCGAGGGCCGCGACAGCGAGCCGGCCGACCTGCTCGACGCGCTCAACTCCCGCATCGAGGAAGCGGACTTCCGCATCGGGCCGTCGTATCTCATGAAGAAGGCGGTATACCGGGAGGGCGGACTGGAGCGGACCTGGCGGACCAAGATCCTGCCGCTGCTGGAGGAACACCACTACGGCGAGGGCGTGGACATCGAGAAGCGGTACGGGCTGGCCGCGTTGCGGGAGTCGCTCGGGTGA
- a CDS encoding McrC family protein has product MSLVVELIEHAPARSVPLPDAVGRALAAGEMVDAVPDPYTPGHWSLRAGSKVGAVAFAVPGIDAPVTVRVTPKVPIARLFFLIGFALDQKRIWREGDVEAAGHHDLLPALAHAVERQMDRALRQGLLQGYRATEEASLVVRGRIRESEQIRRRFGTVLPVEIGYDEFTTDIAENRILRAAVERLLRLPGVPAGVRRRLLHQRARLADADLLVRGQPLPKWQPTRLNSRYHHALRLAQAVLDDTSVEHAVGGLRVDGFLFDMNKLFEDFVTVALRDACRAHGQSARLQDPHHLDEAAAIRMRPDLVLYGPDGAVCAVVDAKYKAEKREGFPDADLYQMLAYCTALGLSEGHLVYARGNASHAAHTVRHAGIVIHQHALDLDQDPAGLLRDVRTLAARLVDTPRV; this is encoded by the coding sequence GTGAGTCTGGTCGTCGAGCTCATCGAGCACGCCCCGGCCCGTTCCGTCCCTCTCCCGGACGCAGTCGGACGTGCGCTGGCGGCAGGCGAGATGGTGGACGCGGTCCCGGATCCCTACACTCCCGGCCACTGGTCACTGCGAGCGGGCAGCAAGGTGGGTGCGGTGGCCTTCGCGGTGCCGGGCATCGACGCGCCGGTCACCGTGCGCGTCACGCCCAAGGTGCCCATCGCCCGTCTGTTCTTCCTCATCGGTTTCGCTCTCGACCAAAAACGGATCTGGCGGGAGGGAGATGTGGAGGCGGCAGGGCATCACGACCTGCTGCCCGCGCTCGCCCATGCCGTGGAGCGGCAGATGGACCGGGCGCTGCGGCAAGGGCTGCTCCAGGGGTACAGAGCCACAGAGGAAGCCTCTCTCGTCGTGCGTGGCCGTATCCGGGAGTCCGAGCAGATACGGCGGCGGTTCGGCACCGTACTGCCGGTCGAGATCGGGTACGACGAGTTCACCACCGACATCGCCGAGAACCGCATCCTGCGCGCGGCCGTGGAGCGCCTGCTGCGGCTGCCCGGCGTGCCGGCCGGCGTACGCCGCAGACTCCTCCACCAGCGCGCCCGGCTCGCCGACGCGGACCTGCTGGTACGCGGGCAACCACTCCCTAAGTGGCAGCCCACACGCCTCAACTCCCGGTACCACCACGCCCTCCGTCTGGCGCAGGCGGTTCTCGACGACACGTCGGTCGAGCATGCCGTCGGCGGACTGCGCGTCGACGGGTTCCTGTTCGACATGAACAAGCTCTTCGAGGACTTCGTGACGGTCGCACTGCGGGACGCCTGCCGCGCTCACGGACAGTCGGCTCGCCTCCAGGATCCGCACCACCTCGACGAGGCCGCCGCGATCCGCATGAGGCCCGACCTGGTGCTGTACGGACCGGACGGCGCGGTGTGTGCCGTCGTGGACGCCAAGTACAAAGCGGAGAAGCGGGAGGGGTTCCCGGACGCCGACCTGTATCAGATGCTCGCGTACTGCACCGCTCTCGGCCTGTCCGAGGGACATCTGGTGTACGCCAGGGGCAACGCGTCGCACGCCGCCCACACGGTCCGCCACGCCGGCATCGTCATCCACCAGCATGCCCTCGACCTGGACCAGGATCCCGCCGGGCTGCTGCGGGACGTCCGGACGCTGGCCGCCCGCCTGGTGGACACCCCGCGCGTATGA